A part of Myxococcus landrumus genomic DNA contains:
- a CDS encoding IS630 family transposase produces MRRRPESEKALPEGKGRQWLKRKQRRALLRWAARSGCPLTYRRCMAVAAVGRGASCHAVARALECATSTVVSAVRRYREGGRQELRDRRENNGRAKVDERFRERLVRVLAGTPEDWGWCRPTWTRELLCQELARRGLVRVSVATMGRTLASLGARLKAAKPIVECPWPGWKRRRRLHAVRCLEVYGPSTEPVLHVDEVDIHLNPKVGRDWCMPGHRRVVVTPGNNQKRYLAGALNVRTGKLTWVEGRSKASALFIQLLWRLASAYRRARRIHLVLDNASVHSSKKTRKVLAHLGRRFVLHFLPPYCPQGNRIERVWLDLHANVTRNHRCRTMDRLLARVHAYLAARSAQRSASPSLRRADPRRTA; encoded by the coding sequence GTGCGCAGAAGACCTGAGAGCGAGAAGGCCCTGCCCGAGGGCAAAGGTAGGCAGTGGTTGAAGAGAAAGCAGCGGCGAGCGCTGCTTCGGTGGGCAGCCAGGAGCGGCTGCCCGCTCACCTACCGCAGATGCATGGCGGTGGCGGCCGTGGGGCGAGGAGCCTCGTGCCATGCCGTCGCCCGAGCATTGGAGTGCGCGACCTCGACGGTGGTGAGCGCGGTCCGCCGCTACCGGGAGGGCGGGCGGCAGGAACTTCGGGACAGGAGGGAGAACAACGGACGCGCCAAGGTGGACGAGCGGTTCCGCGAGCGGCTGGTGCGAGTGCTGGCGGGGACACCGGAGGATTGGGGCTGGTGTCGTCCGACGTGGACGCGGGAGTTGCTGTGCCAGGAATTGGCGCGCCGAGGCTTGGTGCGTGTGTCGGTGGCCACCATGGGGCGCACCCTCGCCTCGCTCGGCGCGCGGCTCAAGGCGGCCAAGCCCATCGTCGAGTGTCCTTGGCCCGGGTGGAAGCGACGCCGTCGACTCCACGCGGTGAGGTGTCTCGAGGTGTACGGACCCTCCACGGAGCCTGTTCTCCATGTGGACGAAGTCGACATCCATCTCAATCCCAAGGTGGGACGCGACTGGTGCATGCCCGGGCACAGGCGTGTGGTGGTGACGCCTGGCAACAACCAGAAGCGCTACCTGGCTGGAGCCCTCAATGTACGCACGGGAAAGCTGACGTGGGTGGAAGGGCGGAGCAAAGCCAGCGCGCTCTTCATCCAGCTTCTCTGGCGTCTGGCGAGTGCATATCGACGTGCTCGTCGCATCCACCTGGTCCTCGACAACGCCTCTGTCCACTCCAGTAAGAAGACACGCAAGGTGCTCGCCCATCTCGGCAGGCGATTCGTCCTTCACTTCCTGCCGCCCTACTGCCCCCAGGGCAATCGCATCGAGCGGGTGTGGCTCGACCTGCACGCCAATGTCACCCGCAATCACCGCTGCCGCACGATGGACCGGCTCTTGGCCCGGGTGCACGCCTACCTCGCTGCTCGCTCCGCCCAGCGCTCTGCCAGTCCATCCCTGCGCCGCGCCGACCCCAGGCGCACCGCCTGA
- a CDS encoding DUF4240 domain-containing protein — MNEVLGETVSDRFWMIVERAHGQASELKRILWEMSEAEVARFHEEFVRTASVLRGDPFAALMGDEVSEDGLMDIAYWVVAQGRAFYENILRHPEEIPRGVDDNDPAIMYHVTSVVFRERFGKKLDFF, encoded by the coding sequence ATGAATGAAGTGCTTGGCGAAACCGTTTCAGATCGATTCTGGATGATTGTCGAGCGTGCCCATGGTCAGGCGAGTGAGTTGAAACGGATTCTCTGGGAGATGAGCGAGGCAGAGGTTGCTCGGTTTCACGAGGAGTTTGTGAGAACTGCTTCCGTGCTCAGAGGAGACCCCTTTGCTGCGTTGATGGGGGACGAGGTTTCGGAGGATGGGTTGATGGACATTGCATACTGGGTGGTGGCCCAAGGGCGGGCATTCTATGAGAATATCCTAAGACATCCCGAAGAGATTCCTCGGGGGGTGGACGATAACGACCCCGCAATCATGTATCATGTAACGAGCGTGGTCTTCCGGGAGCGATTTGGCAAGAAGCTAGATTTCTTCTGA
- a CDS encoding DUF4240 domain-containing protein, with translation MADVELGEEVSDSFWEIIHRANGQAEELKRILWGMSEAEVAQFHEEFVRTASVLRGEPFDRMMGPDVSEDGLMDIAYWSVAQGRAFYERILNRPETIPRWVSVGDPALMHHVTIRVFAEKFGKELDFF, from the coding sequence ATGGCGGATGTGGAACTCGGTGAAGAGGTCTCGGATTCGTTCTGGGAGATCATCCACCGTGCGAATGGCCAGGCAGAGGAGCTGAAACGGATTCTCTGGGGGATGAGCGAGGCGGAGGTCGCTCAATTCCACGAAGAGTTCGTTCGGACGGCCTCTGTGCTCAGAGGGGAGCCGTTTGACAGGATGATGGGCCCCGATGTCTCGGAAGATGGGTTGATGGACATCGCGTACTGGTCAGTCGCGCAAGGCCGAGCGTTCTACGAGCGCATTCTCAATCGACCCGAGACGATTCCACGATGGGTCAGTGTCGGAGACCCTGCCCTCATGCACCACGTGACCATTCGGGTCTTTGCAGAGAAGTTCGGCAAGGAGCTCGATTTCTTCTGA
- a CDS encoding DNA ligase, which translates to MADIADGEQAQMQGSGSKPYILKNTGGVYSCSCPAWRNQSIAIERRTCKHLRKLRGDAAEDARVGGDAPPARATRTKSAEGDAEESAEKAPPLLLAQSWENDVDLTDWWMSEKLDGVRAYWDGKRFWSRLGNEYLAPEWFTAGLPDFPLDGELFGGRKRFQRTVSVVRRQDKSQDWKELMFLVFDAPGVDADFEQRLERCREWLGTAKPAYAQWHPHERCQGTVHLRAELERVEGLGGEGLMLRKPGSRYEVGRSHTLLKVKSFKDDEAIVVGHVAGAGRHKGRLGALEVELRNGKGFSVGTGFSDAERGAPPPVGTIITFRYQELSNDGVPRFPSYIGVRIDAAPFPMKEKGKAKR; encoded by the coding sequence TTGGCGGACATCGCGGACGGCGAGCAGGCGCAGATGCAGGGCTCGGGCTCCAAGCCCTACATCCTGAAGAACACGGGGGGTGTCTACTCCTGCTCGTGCCCCGCGTGGCGCAACCAGTCCATCGCCATCGAGCGGCGCACGTGCAAGCACCTGCGCAAGCTCCGGGGTGACGCCGCGGAGGATGCGCGGGTGGGTGGCGACGCGCCGCCAGCCCGGGCGACGCGCACGAAGAGCGCGGAGGGTGACGCCGAGGAGTCCGCCGAGAAGGCCCCGCCGCTGCTGCTCGCGCAGTCGTGGGAGAACGACGTGGACCTCACGGACTGGTGGATGAGCGAGAAGCTCGACGGGGTGCGGGCGTACTGGGACGGCAAGCGCTTCTGGTCGCGGCTGGGCAATGAGTACCTGGCGCCGGAGTGGTTCACGGCGGGGCTGCCGGACTTCCCGTTGGATGGGGAGCTGTTTGGTGGGCGCAAGCGCTTCCAGCGCACGGTGAGCGTGGTGCGTCGGCAGGACAAGAGCCAGGACTGGAAGGAGCTGATGTTCCTCGTGTTCGACGCGCCGGGTGTGGACGCGGACTTCGAGCAGCGGCTGGAGCGGTGCCGGGAGTGGTTGGGGACGGCGAAGCCGGCGTATGCGCAGTGGCATCCGCACGAGCGGTGCCAGGGGACGGTGCATCTGCGCGCGGAGCTGGAGCGGGTGGAGGGGTTGGGGGGTGAGGGGCTGATGTTGCGCAAGCCGGGCTCACGTTACGAGGTGGGGCGCTCGCACACGTTGTTGAAGGTGAAGAGCTTCAAGGACGACGAGGCCATCGTGGTGGGGCACGTGGCGGGAGCGGGGCGGCACAAGGGGCGGCTGGGGGCGTTGGAGGTGGAGCTGCGCAACGGGAAGGGCTTCAGCGTGGGGACGGGGTTCTCGGATGCGGAGCGAGGAGCACCGCCGCCGGTGGGGACCATCATCACGTTCCGGTATCAGGAGCTGTCGAACGATGGGGTGCCGCGCTTTCCTTCGTACATCGGCGTGCGCATCGACGCGGCGCCGTTTCCGATGAAGGAGAAGGGCAAGGCGAAGCGCTGA
- a CDS encoding putative quinol monooxygenase: MSLLVLVEFKARADGEATFLRVAKALAAEAATEPGTLRYQWCTTQKPGHYSIIEEYVDADAAETHNHHVEPLLRELFGVADLVSIQFFGALNKYLRDWSTGREGVTVNTPM, translated from the coding sequence ATGAGTCTGCTGGTGTTGGTGGAGTTCAAGGCCCGGGCGGATGGGGAAGCGACGTTCCTGCGGGTAGCGAAGGCCCTGGCCGCGGAGGCGGCGACCGAGCCGGGGACGCTGCGCTACCAGTGGTGCACCACGCAGAAGCCCGGGCACTACTCGATTATCGAGGAGTATGTTGACGCCGACGCGGCTGAGACACACAACCACCACGTGGAGCCGCTGCTGCGCGAGCTGTTCGGTGTGGCGGACCTGGTGTCGATTCAGTTCTTCGGGGCGCTCAACAAGTACCTGCGCGACTGGAGTACGGGCCGCGAGGGCGTCACGGTCAATACGCCGATGTAG
- a CDS encoding GON domain-containing protein: MKTRQYLPLALLCLGAAGVTSCSDKPPKPPPSTALAAGTVISGGDTTEALDAVGANWQPAFDPDYNTLVPRPGVEAATQAQTDDVTVTPTSLIFPKATHAEVLAWKPGRIVVAGPGAGAGKNPLGFARRVVSLAEEGEDIVVTTESPVLQELFEGEVQMTFDPDKAQPVDLAKLDLEWAAANLYADADFASELPELLKDSYPLEGGDLGEDGNPLPPAAPGDPAFGWLVKAAKKLWQTVTAKSFEKSIPLEKEIKKSVSAELFSGSYKKTFNPSGKLPMELNLAGEGTVSATLAFNPKLQVGFRVPGLGSIGGENPFALWFNADSYLRATERMDVNLNASLASAGGKSGVDLEEMFKKAPTTRAEVATHTKDFFMNHPDLKPGTAWKKTLFISKPYTQTVAAGPVPVVFTETFQLDLECGFEAKAAIQAYLMLEQSLTFKYTARYEKGKLTHTGPSVGTAKKFDVQVTGGGALVATCGLIPRINAFIYDTVGLNAGVRASVIGRASYASSCDASATTWQPKGEVKLGLALGLGLKVGARGQLPGSSFLGTSGTKLGATWYPPELYSKEFPLYENTWDVSPGLGYCTPKCKNFAKDALETDADCGGGQCGGCAEGKMCAKNSDCAVGFCADGKCSNTDHCKNGIIDGDETATDCGGALCGKCSVGRACYQHGDCKSNACKLQPQSGSAMGFCVADACQDNAKDNGECAADCGGGCGACGLGTYCGVDAQCASGASNGYQCVNASCKDLKLSAGESDIDCGAACFTGCAQGQKCFGDADCGDGSCVSGICKNQWFSTCAERRAADPALPDGHYTLYIGGDAKKGWTAYCADMAGTPKEYLTLQNTTNANFSQYTVEESPSESTLRTRFTKVRLDPVTLLLNPSDVTFSTSTGQVTHGQATVASMPFGAAMDCAAAGSETGIGNVDFTGLPFVVAPNQFAVNGFQASGTIRYGGGGRTVDLTGGGYCGWSWMVGGNPLSLPKLLQLVYAP; encoded by the coding sequence ATGAAGACAAGACAATACCTCCCGCTGGCGCTTCTCTGTCTGGGCGCCGCGGGTGTCACGAGTTGTAGCGACAAGCCCCCGAAGCCCCCGCCTTCGACTGCCCTCGCGGCGGGGACGGTCATCTCCGGAGGCGACACGACCGAGGCCCTGGACGCCGTCGGCGCCAACTGGCAGCCCGCGTTCGACCCTGACTACAACACCCTCGTGCCTCGGCCCGGCGTCGAGGCCGCGACGCAGGCGCAGACCGACGACGTCACCGTGACGCCGACCTCGCTCATCTTCCCCAAGGCGACCCACGCGGAGGTCCTCGCGTGGAAGCCGGGGCGCATCGTCGTCGCGGGGCCGGGCGCGGGTGCGGGCAAGAACCCCCTGGGCTTCGCCCGCCGCGTCGTGAGCCTCGCCGAGGAAGGCGAGGACATCGTCGTCACGACGGAGAGCCCCGTCCTGCAGGAGCTCTTCGAGGGCGAAGTCCAGATGACGTTCGACCCCGACAAGGCCCAGCCCGTCGACCTGGCCAAGCTGGACCTGGAGTGGGCCGCCGCGAACCTGTACGCGGACGCGGACTTCGCCAGTGAGCTCCCCGAGCTGCTGAAGGACAGCTATCCGCTCGAGGGAGGCGACCTCGGCGAGGACGGCAACCCGCTGCCTCCGGCGGCGCCCGGCGACCCGGCGTTCGGGTGGCTGGTGAAGGCCGCCAAGAAGCTGTGGCAGACCGTCACGGCGAAGAGCTTCGAGAAGAGCATCCCGCTCGAGAAGGAAATCAAGAAGTCCGTCTCCGCCGAGCTCTTCTCCGGCAGCTACAAGAAGACCTTCAATCCGTCGGGCAAGCTGCCGATGGAGCTCAACCTCGCGGGAGAGGGCACCGTCTCCGCGACGCTGGCCTTCAACCCGAAGCTCCAGGTGGGGTTCCGCGTCCCGGGCCTGGGCTCCATCGGGGGCGAGAACCCGTTCGCGCTCTGGTTCAACGCCGACAGCTATCTGCGCGCGACCGAGCGGATGGACGTCAACCTCAATGCCTCCCTGGCCTCGGCGGGAGGCAAGTCGGGGGTGGACCTGGAGGAGATGTTCAAGAAGGCCCCCACGACGCGGGCAGAGGTCGCGACGCACACCAAGGACTTCTTCATGAACCACCCGGACCTCAAGCCCGGGACGGCCTGGAAGAAGACGCTCTTCATCTCCAAGCCCTACACGCAGACGGTCGCCGCGGGTCCTGTCCCCGTGGTCTTCACCGAGACGTTCCAACTGGACCTCGAGTGTGGCTTCGAGGCGAAGGCGGCCATCCAGGCGTACCTCATGTTGGAGCAGTCGCTGACGTTCAAGTACACGGCGCGCTACGAGAAGGGGAAGCTCACGCACACGGGGCCCTCCGTGGGGACCGCGAAGAAGTTCGATGTCCAGGTGACGGGCGGCGGTGCGCTCGTCGCCACGTGCGGACTGATTCCTCGCATCAACGCGTTCATCTACGACACCGTGGGGTTGAACGCGGGCGTCCGGGCCTCCGTCATCGGCCGCGCGTCGTACGCATCGTCCTGTGATGCAAGCGCGACGACCTGGCAGCCGAAGGGCGAGGTGAAGCTGGGCCTCGCGCTGGGCCTGGGCCTCAAGGTCGGAGCGCGAGGGCAGCTCCCGGGCTCGAGCTTCCTGGGGACGTCTGGAACCAAGCTCGGCGCGACCTGGTATCCGCCGGAGCTCTACAGCAAGGAGTTCCCGCTGTACGAGAACACGTGGGATGTGTCACCGGGGCTCGGCTACTGCACGCCCAAGTGCAAGAACTTCGCGAAGGATGCACTCGAGACAGACGCCGACTGCGGCGGTGGCCAGTGTGGTGGCTGTGCCGAAGGCAAGATGTGCGCGAAGAACAGCGATTGCGCCGTCGGCTTCTGCGCGGACGGGAAGTGCTCGAACACCGACCACTGCAAGAACGGAATCATCGACGGGGATGAGACGGCCACGGACTGCGGCGGAGCGCTCTGCGGGAAGTGCTCCGTGGGCCGCGCCTGCTACCAGCATGGCGACTGCAAGAGCAACGCTTGCAAGCTCCAGCCCCAGAGTGGCTCCGCGATGGGGTTCTGCGTGGCCGATGCCTGCCAGGACAACGCCAAGGACAATGGGGAGTGCGCGGCCGACTGCGGTGGCGGTTGTGGTGCCTGTGGCCTGGGCACCTACTGCGGCGTGGATGCGCAATGCGCGAGCGGGGCCAGCAACGGCTATCAATGCGTCAACGCCTCGTGCAAGGACCTGAAGCTCAGCGCCGGCGAGTCGGACATCGACTGCGGGGCCGCCTGCTTCACCGGCTGCGCGCAGGGGCAGAAGTGCTTCGGTGATGCCGACTGTGGCGACGGGAGCTGTGTCTCGGGCATCTGCAAGAACCAGTGGTTCTCGACCTGCGCCGAGCGCCGCGCCGCCGACCCGGCGCTTCCCGATGGCCACTACACGCTCTACATCGGGGGCGACGCGAAGAAGGGATGGACGGCCTACTGCGCGGACATGGCGGGCACGCCGAAGGAGTACCTCACGCTCCAGAACACGACGAACGCCAACTTCTCGCAGTACACGGTGGAAGAGAGCCCTTCCGAGAGCACCCTGCGGACGCGCTTCACGAAGGTGCGGCTCGACCCGGTGACGCTCCTGCTCAACCCCAGTGACGTGACGTTCTCCACCTCGACGGGCCAAGTGACGCACGGTCAGGCCACGGTCGCGTCGATGCCCTTCGGGGCCGCCATGGACTGCGCCGCGGCGGGAAGCGAGACGGGTATCGGGAACGTCGACTTCACGGGCTTGCCGTTCGTCGTCGCTCCCAACCAGTTCGCCGTGAATGGCTTTCAAGCGAGCGGGACGATTCGCTATGGCGGAGGCGGGCGCACGGTGGACCTCACGGGCGGCGGTTACTGCGGCTGGTCCTGGATGGTGGGCGGCAACCCGCTCTCCCTCCCCAAGCTCCTGCAGCTCGTCTACGCCCCCTGA
- a CDS encoding tetratricopeptide repeat-containing serine/threonine-protein kinase — protein MRCISDGDLMRLRQGELPAERLADMNAHLGTCLDCQARLAEAPREHATPPEDLVLEKGTAVGRYVLLEKLGAGAMGVVHGAYDTELNRRVALKFLRAHALDWAPEKARARLLREAQAMARVSHPNVVAVYDVGTFQEHVFLAMALVESQTLEDWLKATPRSWRQVLGVFLDAGRGLAAAHDAGVVHGDFKPGNVLVDSTGRAHVTDFGLARPAAVPGEDSPPLSRGGGVSREARTSSLHGGTPAYMAPELLSGESHPSPLSDQYSFCMALHEALHGTRSPLPVSPQVPAWLRAIVLRGLSPAPSERHPSVTALVSALQKGPARPWRRGLQVTWALALLAAAVGLTHALHSRDCTRAGEELANVWGPLQQSSIQAAFVASKRPYAQSAWERVRQDLDAYTREWVTARTLTCEASLAPNTQPPEHTSWKMRCLDNRLADLSALTSLLSQADGRTVDSAHRAAQILPSLADCSAAGPAPSVPQKAEWQTALTQGRSLLATGRYAEGVALVEPVAQAAREARNRHEGAEVFLLLSELLEGAGRWRDAEAALFETLDAAEATRQDALATRAWTLLVRVSCISLDEYDKAALWKDRATAALERLGDGHPLARVQLLTYTGTLLRMQRDFARAEEKQEQALVLAESTFGANSMAVAEVLLELGSTQHRSAQLAKARVTLERAATIAQDLLGPEHPEAAQMRAAIVPVLHDVSMANPYTDTRYTREELLALAERTCREALHNVEQALGPEHPRVYDGLNDLATNLALQSRPEEALPLFQRAMDIAVKTDGAESYGVSVLHDNIATSYYIQKQFGPAREHFLRAMTIQEKIHGPRYPGLPISLRVISLTLVKEGRHEEALPYSQRAADLLSTLPDDSASAWTGILINLGRLYLTLERPDEAIPVMERAVAGWDKAQPRTGQRATARFLLARALWESGKDRKRALRLASEAQRMASIDDPSPTVLQEIHDWLEKRSRL, from the coding sequence ATGCGCTGCATCAGTGACGGCGACCTCATGAGGCTGCGGCAGGGTGAGCTCCCGGCCGAGCGCCTCGCTGACATGAACGCCCACCTCGGCACCTGCCTCGACTGCCAGGCGCGCCTCGCCGAGGCGCCCCGCGAGCACGCCACGCCTCCCGAGGACCTCGTGCTGGAGAAGGGCACCGCCGTCGGCCGCTACGTCCTCCTGGAGAAGCTGGGTGCGGGGGCCATGGGGGTCGTCCATGGCGCGTACGACACGGAGCTGAACCGCCGCGTCGCCCTCAAGTTCCTCCGTGCGCATGCCTTGGATTGGGCCCCGGAGAAGGCTCGCGCGCGACTGCTCCGCGAAGCCCAGGCCATGGCACGCGTCTCCCACCCCAACGTCGTGGCCGTCTATGACGTGGGCACCTTCCAGGAGCACGTCTTCCTGGCGATGGCCCTGGTGGAAAGCCAGACATTGGAGGACTGGCTGAAGGCGACGCCTCGCTCGTGGCGGCAGGTGCTCGGCGTCTTCCTGGACGCGGGCCGAGGCCTCGCGGCGGCCCATGACGCGGGCGTGGTGCATGGCGACTTCAAGCCCGGCAACGTGCTGGTGGACTCGACGGGGCGCGCCCACGTCACCGACTTTGGCCTCGCGCGGCCCGCCGCCGTTCCAGGGGAAGACTCGCCTCCGCTCTCTCGGGGCGGGGGCGTCTCCCGTGAGGCCAGGACGTCCTCCCTCCATGGCGGAACTCCCGCGTACATGGCCCCGGAGCTCCTCAGCGGCGAGTCCCACCCGAGCCCCCTGAGCGACCAGTACTCCTTCTGCATGGCGCTGCACGAGGCACTCCACGGCACCCGCTCACCTCTGCCCGTCAGCCCCCAGGTGCCCGCCTGGCTTCGGGCCATCGTCCTGCGCGGACTCTCCCCCGCGCCGTCCGAGCGTCACCCCTCCGTGACGGCCCTGGTCTCCGCGCTCCAGAAAGGCCCCGCTCGCCCGTGGCGACGCGGGCTCCAGGTGACGTGGGCCCTGGCGCTCCTGGCCGCGGCCGTGGGGCTGACGCACGCGCTCCACTCCCGAGACTGCACGCGGGCGGGCGAGGAGCTCGCCAACGTCTGGGGGCCGCTTCAGCAGTCCTCCATCCAGGCCGCCTTCGTTGCTTCCAAGAGGCCCTATGCGCAGTCCGCCTGGGAGCGCGTCCGCCAGGACCTCGACGCCTACACCCGGGAGTGGGTGACCGCGCGCACGCTCACCTGCGAGGCGTCCCTCGCGCCGAACACGCAGCCTCCAGAGCACACCTCCTGGAAGATGCGCTGCCTCGACAACCGGCTCGCGGACCTCTCCGCGCTCACGAGCCTGCTGTCTCAAGCCGATGGAAGAACCGTGGACTCGGCCCACCGCGCGGCGCAAATCCTGCCCTCGCTCGCGGATTGCTCCGCGGCGGGCCCCGCGCCCTCCGTCCCTCAGAAGGCCGAATGGCAGACCGCGCTCACCCAGGGCCGAAGCCTCCTCGCCACGGGACGGTACGCGGAGGGCGTCGCGCTCGTGGAGCCGGTGGCGCAGGCCGCCAGGGAGGCTCGCAACCGCCACGAGGGCGCGGAGGTCTTCCTGCTGCTGAGCGAGCTGCTCGAGGGCGCGGGCAGATGGCGTGACGCGGAGGCCGCGCTCTTCGAAACCCTGGACGCCGCGGAGGCCACCCGCCAGGACGCGCTCGCCACCCGCGCCTGGACGCTCCTCGTCCGCGTGTCGTGCATCAGCCTGGATGAATACGACAAGGCCGCCCTGTGGAAGGACCGCGCCACCGCCGCGCTGGAGCGGCTGGGCGATGGCCACCCCCTGGCCCGAGTCCAACTCCTGACCTACACCGGCACCCTGCTTCGCATGCAGCGCGACTTCGCGCGCGCGGAGGAGAAGCAGGAGCAGGCGCTCGTGCTGGCGGAGAGCACGTTCGGCGCCAACAGCATGGCGGTCGCCGAGGTGCTCCTCGAGCTGGGCTCCACGCAACACCGCTCGGCCCAACTGGCCAAGGCACGCGTCACGCTGGAGCGTGCCGCCACCATCGCCCAGGACCTGCTGGGCCCGGAGCACCCGGAGGCGGCGCAGATGCGGGCGGCCATCGTGCCCGTGCTCCACGACGTCTCCATGGCCAACCCCTACACGGACACGCGCTACACCCGGGAGGAGCTGCTGGCGCTGGCGGAGCGAACCTGCCGCGAGGCCCTCCACAACGTGGAACAAGCACTCGGCCCCGAACATCCGCGCGTCTACGACGGCCTCAACGACCTGGCCACGAACCTCGCGTTGCAGAGTCGGCCCGAAGAAGCGCTCCCCCTGTTCCAGCGCGCGATGGATATCGCCGTGAAGACCGATGGCGCCGAGAGCTACGGGGTGTCCGTCCTTCACGACAACATCGCCACGAGCTACTACATCCAGAAGCAGTTCGGCCCCGCCCGGGAACACTTCCTGCGCGCCATGACCATCCAGGAGAAGATTCACGGCCCGCGCTACCCGGGACTGCCCATCTCGTTGCGGGTGATTTCCCTCACCCTCGTCAAGGAGGGCCGTCACGAGGAGGCCCTCCCCTACAGTCAGCGGGCCGCCGACCTCCTGAGCACCCTGCCGGACGACAGCGCCTCGGCGTGGACGGGCATCCTGATAAACCTGGGCCGCCTGTACCTCACGCTCGAGCGACCCGACGAGGCCATCCCGGTGATGGAGCGAGCTGTCGCGGGTTGGGACAAGGCTCAGCCCAGGACAGGCCAGCGGGCGACAGCCCGATTCCTGCTTGCGCGTGCCCTCTGGGAGTCGGGCAAGGACCGCAAGCGCGCGCTGCGGCTGGCCTCCGAGGCCCAGCGCATGGCCAGCATCGACGACCCTTCTCCCACGGTGCTCCAGGAGATTCACGACTGGCTGGAGAAGCGCTCGCGGCTCTGA
- a CDS encoding gluconokinase — protein MVVIVMGVSGAGKTTVGKALAQSLGWRFLDADDLHPHANVEKMAAGSPLTDEDRWPWLAAVRAELESAVAKGEDVVLASSALKQSYRAALSVDPAQTRWVYLHAPREVLAQRLSRRQGHFMPPSLLESQLATLEVPDDALSVDVTPPPDRVVRNIREGLGV, from the coding sequence ATGGTGGTCATCGTCATGGGAGTGTCGGGCGCCGGGAAGACGACCGTGGGGAAGGCCCTGGCCCAGAGCCTCGGCTGGCGCTTCCTGGACGCGGACGACCTGCACCCGCACGCCAACGTGGAGAAGATGGCGGCGGGCAGTCCCCTCACCGATGAGGACCGCTGGCCCTGGCTCGCCGCCGTGCGCGCCGAGCTGGAGTCAGCGGTGGCGAAGGGTGAGGACGTGGTGCTGGCCTCGTCCGCGCTCAAGCAGTCCTATCGCGCGGCCCTGTCGGTGGACCCAGCCCAGACGCGCTGGGTGTACCTCCACGCCCCTCGAGAGGTGCTCGCGCAAAGGCTCTCCCGCAGGCAAGGACACTTCATGCCGCCCTCGCTGTTGGAGAGCCAGCTCGCCACGCTGGAGGTTCCCGACGACGCCCTCTCCGTGGACGTCACTCCACCTCCCGA